One window of the Bos indicus isolate NIAB-ARS_2022 breed Sahiwal x Tharparkar chromosome 15, NIAB-ARS_B.indTharparkar_mat_pri_1.0, whole genome shotgun sequence genome contains the following:
- the LOC109569027 gene encoding olfactory receptor 2AT4-like, whose protein sequence is METIACNESEESWTIFYLMGIPSLPKSLFLPIFFIFLLLYLLILVGNALILVAVVIEPSLHKPMYFFLINLSALDILFTTTTVPKMLSLFLHGDRYLSFSACFLQMYLFHSFSCSEAFILVVMAYDRYVAICCPLHYPVLMTAQTNAALAASAWLTALLLPIPAVVQTSHMAFDSTVYIYHCFCDHLAVVQASCSDTSPQSLMGFCIAMAVSFLPLLLVLLSYAHILASVLHIGSREGRSKAFSTCSSHLLVVGTYYSSIAIAYVAYRADLPLDFHIVGNVVYAILTPVLNPLIYTLRNKDVKTAITKMACPWNPNNSAKP, encoded by the coding sequence ATGGAGACTATAGCCTGTAATGAATCAGAGGAGTCATGGACCATCTTCTACCTTATGGGCATCCCTTCTCTGCCGAAATCCCTCTTCCTTCCTATCTTCTTCATCTTTCTCCTCCTCTACCTACTCATCCTGGTGGGAAATGCCCTGATCCTGGTGGCCGTGGTGATAGAGCCCAGCCTTCACaagcccatgtacttcttcctgatCAACCTCTCAGCCCTGGACATCCTCTTCACCACAACCACTGTCCCCAAGATGCTGTCCTTATTCTTGCATGGGGATCGCTATCTCAGCTTCTCTGCCTGCTTCCTGCAGATGTACCTCTTCCACAGCTTCTCCTGCTCTGAAGCCTTCATCCTGGTggtcatggcctatgaccgctatgtggctaTCTGCTGCCCGCTGCATTACCCTGTGCTCATGACCGCGCAGACCAATGCTGCCCTGGCAGCCAGTGCCTGGCTCACCGCCCTCCTTCTGCCCATCCCAGCAGTGGTGCAGACCTCCCACATGGCTTTTGACAGCACTGTTTACATCTACCACTGCTTCTGTGACCACTTAGCTGTGGTCCAGGCCTCCTGCTCTGACACCAGCCCCCAGAGCCTCATGGGCTTCTGCATCGCCATGGCGgtgtccttcctgcctcttctcctGGTGCTTCTCTCCTATGCCCACATCCTGGCCTCAGTGCTTCACATCGGCTCTCGAGAAGGACGCTccaaagccttctccacctgcagcTCCCACCTCCTAGTGGTTGGCACCTACTACTCATCCATTGCCATAGCCTATGTGGCCTACAGGGCTGACCTGCCCCTCGACTTCCACATCGTGGGCAACGTGGTGTACGCTATTCTCACACCTGTCCTCAACCCTCTCATCTATACCCTGAGGAACAAGGATGTCAAGACAGCCATCACCAAAATGGCATGTCCCTGGAATCCAAATAATTCTGCAAAACCCTGA